Genomic DNA from bacterium:
CCCACCTTCAGCACCTGGACCGCCGACGGCCACAGCGCTCGCGTTGGGCTCGACCTGGGGGTCCCGGTGCGCGGCAACCAGTCGGTGCGATTCGCGGGTTCCTTTCGCAGCACCTCCTCCGGTTTCCGGCGCCAGGCCTACGAGCCGGGGTCTTTCGGCTTCTTCGATTTCGACAACCTGAAGGACCTGCAGGCCAACCTGTCATGGGTCTACAACTCGACCGACGAGCCGGTCTTCCCGACCGCAGGCACGAGCCTCGAGGCGGGGCTCAACTTCAACGCCCTGAGGACCGACCTCCAGAGCGTCACCCTCCAGGGTCTCCGTCCCGACATCCGGGCGTCGATGGACTCGCGCGAGCTGGGCCTCCAGATCACCGGCTCACGTTACTGGTCGGTGACTCGCCGCCAGACCCTGTCGGCGAAGCTCGGGCTCTTCCTGGGCCGCAGCGACATCGAGAACGTTCCCACCGAGGGGCGGGAGCTTTTGACCGGCAAGCTGAATGTCGCACGCGGCTCCTTCACCGCCGGTCACGCCAAGTTCCTCAGACGCAAACGGATCGGGAGCCGCTGGCGCGATGTTCGCTGGGAGACCGATCTCGAGTTTCGCTACGAGGGGACCTCGCCCGACTTCGGGCAATCCGAGAACCCCGTCGGGGGTTACCGAGTCGGCACGGGAATCGCCCTGCGCAACACCTGGGGCTTCTTCCGCTTCAAGCTGAGCTATCTCGACCTGGAGGGTCGCTAGTGCGGGCCCCCTCTTGGCTGATACTTGGGCTGCCGCTCGGGCTGCTGCTGCTCGCCCCCTCCCCGGCGCCGGCG
This window encodes:
- a CDS encoding BamA/TamA family outer membrane protein, which encodes MKSHSTSLQRRRGATWALLLLLSSASLAAQPPAAPEPPRFEIEMIAVEGAEKISPEIVISESHLEQGGSYTESELRDARYRIVRLPFVLDAEFSLRKGSKRGLYELVITVEDTRRWFFGVDLELIRWAQPISFAGLDTDDYSAAFAGLSGRRFSVGRQGVFFVAAGGEDGSLHLGFTQYDLLDRSILLGVTVSATDCAPEEPSEGPRGGSCLTDLYELGLDPTFSTWTADGHSARVGLDLGVPVRGNQSVRFAGSFRSTSSGFRRQAYEPGSFGFFDFDNLKDLQANLSWVYNSTDEPVFPTAGTSLEAGLNFNALRTDLQSVTLQGLRPDIRASMDSRELGLQITGSRYWSVTRRQTLSAKLGLFLGRSDIENVPTEGRELLTGKLNVARGSFTAGHAKFLRRKRIGSRWRDVRWETDLEFRYEGTSPDFGQSENPVGGYRVGTGIALRNTWGFFRFKLSYLDLEGR